GCGCCAAGCTCTGGGCACGCAGCAGACACCGCCTAATCAGGTGCTCATCGGGCTCGCCTTGTTCCTCACGTTTTTTATCATGATGCCCACCTACGAGCGCGTGAACAGCGAGTCCATTCAACCCTATATCCGCGGCGAAATCGCGACTACGGAAGAAGCGCTCGACAAGGCCGTCGCCCCCGTCCGCGAGTTCATGTTCGACCAGGCTCGGCCCAAGGACATCAAGCTCTTCCTCGATATCGCACAGTTGCCCCGCCCCGATACGCCCGACGACGTGCCCACCCACGTGCTCGTGCCCGCCTTCGTGGTCAGCGAGCTCACCACGGCCTTCGAGATTGGCTTTATCATTTATATCCCCTTCTTGATCATAGACATGGTCGTAGCCAGCGCCCTGATGGCGATGGGGATGATGATGCTCCCGCCGATTTTTGTCTCCCTTCCCTTCAAAATCATCATGTTCGTGTTGGTGGACGGCTGGAACCTGCTGCTGGGCAGCCTGACGCGCAGCTTTGCGTGATACACGACTGTTGCGCGGCGTTCTTACCCGGAATCCGGCCTCGTACGGCATGCTCCGGGGGAAGCCGGGTGAGGTAGAATAGCGCTTCGGCCCCAAGTGCAAGGGCATAGGCTTGCATACGGGGGTGTTTTGAGAGACGAATCGGCGGCTGTAGTTCATGCCGCCGGGCAAGAAACAGGAAGATAACGCCATGAACGTGAAGACCGTCGTAAAAGTGCTTGTGGTGGTCTTTGTTCTTATCGCGGGGTTGCCCTTTGTGGCGCAACTGCGGCCCAAGGCACTGACGCCCGAAAGCGTGCGCGCGGGCCTCGAAGGCGCGGGCTTCACAATCCTTGAATTCGCCAAAGCGCCGGCGCCCGGCCTGGATGCGGTGGACCAGGTCAATATCCAGCTGTCCACCGGCAGCGGCGCGCCTCTTACGGCAGCGCTCTACCACTTTGACAACTCCGGCAAGCTCGCGAAACAGTACGAATACAACAAGCCGGACATCGGACCGGAGGCGGTCTCGGCATTCGACTTGTCCAACGTGGCCGCCGGGGTCTCGCGGCAACGTCCCCAACGGCCTGTCAACGTGGGCAAAAATGGAATGTTCCTCCTTGTCGTTACAGGCGACACGAAGGAACAGGTGAATCGCGTGATAGAGGTATTTGAGGCGCTATAGGCGGTCTCAGTCTTTCCCTTCTTCGCGGGCTTTTTCGTAAGCCGCGATGATTTCCTTGGCGAGATGTTCCGGTACTTCCTCGAAATGGCTGAACTTCAGGTCGTACGTGCCGCGCCCGCCCGTCATGCTGCGCAGGTCGGCCGAATACCGCAACACTTCCGCCTCGGGCACCGTCGCGCGGATACATTGCCGCCCGGGACCCGCCGGGTCCATGCCCAGGATGCGGCCGCGGCGCGAGTTCAGGTCGCCGTTGATGTCGCCCATGAACTCATCGGGTATGGTAATGGCGATTTCCATGATCGGCTCGAGGATGCACGGCCTGGCTTCCTTGAAGGCCTTCTGGAGGGCAAGGCTCGCGGCGATCTTGAATGCCAGTTCGGACGAATCAACCGAGTGGTATGAACCGTAGAACAGCTCCACCTTGATATCGACCACGGGGTGCCCGGAAATGATGCCCTTGGCCAGCGCCTCGATGCAGCCCTTGTCGACGGCGGGGATGTATTGCCGCGGCACGACGCCGCCCACGATGCTGTCGATAAACTCGTAGCCCGCGCCGCGCGTGTTCGGCGCGATACGCAGGTGCACGTCGCCGAACTGGCCGTGGCCCCCGGTCTGCTTCTTGTGCCGGCCTTGGGCTTCGGCGGTTGCCTTGATCGTCTCGCGATACGCGACCCGCGGCGTCGACGTTTCTGCTTCGACGTGGTACTTGTTGCGCATGCGCTCCAGCAGGATTTCGAGTTGCAGGTCGCCCATGCCGCGGATGACGTGTTCATGGGTGTCCTGGTCTCGATAATGCTTGAAAGTCGGGTCTTCTTCAGCGAGGCGGTTCAACGCTTCGCCAATCTTGTCCTCGTCCGCGCGCGATTTCGGCCTGATCGCCAGCTTCACGAGTGGCGTCGGCATCTCGATCATGGGCAGGGAGACTTCCGTGCTCTGGATCCCGAGCGTGTCGCCGAAACGCGTGTTTTTCAACTTGGTCACGGCCGCGATGTCGCCCGGGCCTGCGCAATCCACCTGCACGTTGTCCTTGCCCTTCAGCAGCAGGATCTTGCCCGTCCGCTCTTTTGAGCGCGTCGTGACATTATAGAATTCGCCGTCGCTCTTGAGCGTGCCCGAGAACACGCGGAACATCGTCAGATGGCCGACAAACGGGTCCACCACCTGCCGGAACACCTGGGCGAGGAACGGTCCGTTCGGGTCTACCGGCACTTCGACGGGCTTGTCGTTGTTGTCGATCGCGATAACCTTGCGGTCGAGCGGGGAGGGAAAACACGTGGCGATAAGGCCGATCAATTCGCGGACGCCGAGGTCCTTGTCCGCGGAGCCCGCGATTACGGGTATCAGCTTGCCTTCCGCGATGCCCGCGCGCATCCCCTCGCGCAGTTCTTCCGGAGAGAGCGTGCCCGCATCGAGGTACTTCTCAAGCAGGGCGTCATTGCTTTCCGCGACCGCGTCCATGAGTTCCAGCTTCATGGCTTGCTGCGTTTCATCCAGCCCGTCTGCCTCCAGCACGTTCACGACGTTGCTGAACTCATGGGCTTGCCCTACCGGGGCCACGAGCGGGGCCACCTGCGTGCCGTAGGTCGCCCGAAGCATGTTCACCAGCTCGTCGAAGTCGGTGTGTTCGCGCTCGAGTTTGTTGATGAAAAACGCGCGCGGCACGTGGTATTTCTCCGCATACCGGAACGCATTGTCCGTCCCGATCTGGATGCCCGTGCTCGCGTCCACCACGATGACCATCGCGTCCAGGACGGGCGCCGAGGCCGCCAGTTCGCCCAGAAAATCGGCATATCCCGGATGATCCACGAGATGTATCCGCATCCCGTCGTGTTCGAAATGCACCGGCGACAACTGGATCGAGTGCCCGTGTTGCACCTCTTCCTCTAGGAAATCCGGCACGGTGTTCCCGTCTTCAATACGGCCGCGCCGCGAGGTTACCCCCATGTCAGAAAGGACTTGCTCGACCAGCGACGTCTTTCCGGCGCCGCTGTGACCGACAATCCCAACGTTGCGCACCTTGCCCGCTTCCAGTGCCATGAGTGGCCCCTCCATTACATGTTTTACAGCCCGCCGAAGGGGCCGCGTGAAAGTTGCTCAAGACAATAAAACCGACGGTCCAACCCAACGAGTATACCGGTTGAAGGCCCATAACGGCAACTTGGCGTCCTCCACGCCTTTCACTGCCGGGCCCCCGGGCTTGTCCTGGAATGAATCTCGCATTCAGGGTGTCTTCATGGAATGGCATGAACAGGAAGACGCGCCTGGAGATCACCGAGATGTCAAGTTGGTTTTCGAAGGTTTTCCGCAGCCCTGCACGGGACGTCCCGCCCCGCTCGCCTGCATCCCGAACGCCGCCCGCGCCGCAGCGGGCAAGCGAAGAGGTGCGGGAGCCGCCGCCGCGCCGCATTGTCCATGCTCCTCTTCTCGTGGAACCGGAAGCGCCGCCGCCCGGCGAGGGCGTACACATCAAGGCCCGGCTCGCGCGTAGCGGGGACGGCCTCACCTTTCTGCTTGACCGGCCCGTGTTGCCGGGAATCTCCTTCGTTTGCCCCGACCGGGAGACCGCGAGCATGCATTCGCCTCTTGCCGCGGCGCTGTTCTCGCTTGGCGGCGTGTCGTCCGTCACGTTGCATCACAGGACGATAAGCGTGTCGGGGGAGCGCAGAGACGAGCCGGAGTTGGAGGCGTATGCGCGCGAAGCGGGCCGGGTCATTCGTGAACATCTGGAAAGCGGCCGGACGGCGGTGTCTTCTGAAGCACTTGCCGGGATACCGCCGGAAGAAGAGATCCGCTGGACGCTGGCGCGCGTAATCGAGAATGAGGTCAACCCCGGTATTGCCGCACATTCCGGACGAATTGTCTTGAACCGCGTGGAAGGCAATACCGTCTATATCACCATGGGCGGCGGCTGCCAAGGGTGCGCCATGTCGGCTCTGACATTGCGCCAGGGCGTCGAGCGAGCCCTCCGCGAGGCCGTTCCCGGCCTTGGTGCGGTGCTGGATGAAACGGATCACGCCGCGGGCACGAACCCCTATTTCACGGACACCCCCACGGGACTTGGATAACCCTATGCCCAAATTAATCACCTTTACGCTGAAAATCCGGACGGGCGAGCACGGGCTGGACCATTCCCCACAGTACGCCATCAATGGTTTTGGACTCGGCTTCGATGAGGTCAAGGGCGGTACGGGCGTCGGCGAGGCGGCCGAACTCACCGGCAACCCGGAGAGTTTCCCGCACAGCCTCCTGTTGGTTGGCCCGGAGCGAGGGCAATGGGACATAGCGGACATCGAGGTGACCTATCATTGCGCCGGCGAACCCGCCTACAGCGTTCGCCTGGGCAAGGTTACACTGGACGACCATTCGGACCTCAACATCTGGTATGCGCGCCCGGAACGCGTGATTGATGTATAATGAGATTTCAAGTTCCGGGGAAACGCGCGCCTTACCATCAAAGAAACGGGTGTTCTTCGCGATGTCACAAGAAACCTGGAGACAACTGGCGCATCGAGAGTGTATCCCGTGCCGGGGCGGCGTACAACCGCTCAAGGGCGAGACGCTGTTGCGCCTTCACCGGGAACTGGGTCGCGGCTGGGCGCTGATTGACGACCATCACATCGAGAAGGCATTCCGGTTTCCCGATTTCTCTTGGGCGCTGGCTTTCGTCAATGCTATCGGCGCTATCGCCGGGGAGCAGAACCATCATCCTGACATCCATCTGACCTGGGGCGCCGTTACCGTTACGCTTTGGACGCACAAGATTGACGGATTGACCGAGAGCGATTTCATCTTGGCCGCGAAGGTGGAAGAGGCGTATCCCCGCCATGCCGTGCAGTGATGTCACCGAACTGATTCGCGTCACCGTGGATGCGCAGGACAGGCTCAAGTCCTATCGCTTCATCAAGAAGACTTGTGGGCGCGCCGTCGGCGCGGAGGCGCTGTTGCTGGGCGCCCTTGGCGGATGCAGCGTGGGAGAGATCCTTGAGCTTACGCCCGAACGTTTTCTGGGTCAGATGGAGACCTCCGGCCCAATCGAGGAATTCCTGTCGCTTAAGCACCTGGTCGCGGTGCAGTCCGCGCTCGAAGTGCTGACGGGCGGGGCCCCGGGCGGCCCAGGCCGGCTTTGCGCGGTGGCGGAAATCACGTTCGACGAGGGAGAGACAGTTATAGACGCCCGCATTTCGGTAGACCTCCTGACGAACGAAATCAAATCATGTGGTAATTGCCGCTCATGTGGCGCCGCCAAGGGCAGCAAGCGCGTCGTGTTCCTCTAACCCAACGTGAAAGTTTCACCGGTTCTGCGGGAGGCGGTTAGTCTCTGGCTTGAATAGATGTGCTGTTGCGGTTTTTCTTGACAGGGTGGGAAGGGGGGCATAGACTTGCCTTGATCAGGTGTTCGGAATTACCGCCATTGGGGCCGGTGCGTGATGCCTGGGTGATGCGACGCACGGGGCGGTTGTGCAGGCCCTTGGTGTGGCGACCGGCAGGACCCGCAGATTCGGAAGGACCTTGGCCATGGTATCCCCGAAGCAAGCGAAAGAGAATGGGGAACAGCGTAGACGCACGGGCGTTCAGGCCCAGCCCTCCAAACGGATCGGCGAGTTGCTGATTGACGCGGGCGTCATTACGGAGGACCAGCTCCGTCATGCGCTCACGGTGCAGCAGGAGAAGGGCGGGAAGGTCGTAGAGAACCTGATCGCTTTGAACTACCTGGATGCTCGCGCTTTCCTCACATTCCTTTCCCGGCAGCCGGGTGTTGCAAGCATAGACCTGATGAACTACACGATACCGCGCGACCTGATTCAACTGGTGCCCCGTGATTTTGCCCTGAAACACGAAGTGGTTCCGCTGGACAAAATGGGCCGCTACCTCACGGTAGGCATGGCGTGCCCGCTGGATGCCGCCTCCATATCGGAACTGGAGCGGTCCACGGGATTACGTGTCCGGCCCTTGCTCGTATCAATAAATGACGTGCGCATCGCGCTGGAACGCTACTACGAAAAGCCGAAGGCTGCCGCGCTCGCAGACCCGGACGTGGGGCCCGCCCGCGTGCGCACCCCGTCTCCCGCACCCGCCCCCTCCGGCGATGTGGCCTTGACTCGCGTCGAGGTCGCGCTCAATCTGGAAGGGATTATGCACCTGGTGCGGAACGTGAAGACACTGCCCGCCCTGCCGGAGACGGTGCGGCGCGTACGTGCCGCCATGGAGCGGCCGGACACGTCCATGAACGATGTTGCTGAGATTGTGGAACAGGACCCGTCTCTTTCCGCGAAGTTGCTGAGCCTCGCGAATTCGTCTGCCTATGGCTTTGCGCACCGCGTCGAGAACGTTGGCAAGGCCGTTACGCTCCTGGGCCTGCGGGAAACGTATTCGGTGGTGCTGACGTCCGCGGTGATAGACTATTTTGTGGCGTCCCAGCACTTTGACTACAAGGCGTATTGGCGGTGGTCGGTATTCTGCGCCACGGCAGCGCGGGCCATCGCCGGTGTCTGCAATTACCCGGACCGGGGTAATGCGTTTACCGCG
This region of Candidatus Hydrogenedentota bacterium genomic DNA includes:
- the fliP gene encoding flagellar type III secretion system pore protein FliP (The bacterial flagellar biogenesis protein FliP forms a type III secretion system (T3SS)-type pore required for flagellar assembly.), encoding MCLALSATAPLPAQEAETPGPESLAGNVFDGVRRAAAQENISTTLLVVFVVTVISLAPAILVMTTSFTRIIVVLGFLRQALGTQQTPPNQVLIGLALFLTFFIMMPTYERVNSESIQPYIRGEIATTEEALDKAVAPVREFMFDQARPKDIKLFLDIAQLPRPDTPDDVPTHVLVPAFVVSELTTAFEIGFIIYIPFLIIDMVVASALMAMGMMMLPPIFVSLPFKIIMFVLVDGWNLLLGSLTRSFA
- a CDS encoding elongation factor G gives rise to the protein MALEAGKVRNVGIVGHSGAGKTSLVEQVLSDMGVTSRRGRIEDGNTVPDFLEEEVQHGHSIQLSPVHFEHDGMRIHLVDHPGYADFLGELAASAPVLDAMVIVVDASTGIQIGTDNAFRYAEKYHVPRAFFINKLEREHTDFDELVNMLRATYGTQVAPLVAPVGQAHEFSNVVNVLEADGLDETQQAMKLELMDAVAESNDALLEKYLDAGTLSPEELREGMRAGIAEGKLIPVIAGSADKDLGVRELIGLIATCFPSPLDRKVIAIDNNDKPVEVPVDPNGPFLAQVFRQVVDPFVGHLTMFRVFSGTLKSDGEFYNVTTRSKERTGKILLLKGKDNVQVDCAGPGDIAAVTKLKNTRFGDTLGIQSTEVSLPMIEMPTPLVKLAIRPKSRADEDKIGEALNRLAEEDPTFKHYRDQDTHEHVIRGMGDLQLEILLERMRNKYHVEAETSTPRVAYRETIKATAEAQGRHKKQTGGHGQFGDVHLRIAPNTRGAGYEFIDSIVGGVVPRQYIPAVDKGCIEALAKGIISGHPVVDIKVELFYGSYHSVDSSELAFKIAASLALQKAFKEARPCILEPIMEIAITIPDEFMGDINGDLNSRRGRILGMDPAGPGRQCIRATVPEAEVLRYSADLRSMTGGRGTYDLKFSHFEEVPEHLAKEIIAAYEKAREEGKD
- a CDS encoding NifU family protein, translating into MSSWFSKVFRSPARDVPPRSPASRTPPAPQRASEEVREPPPRRIVHAPLLVEPEAPPPGEGVHIKARLARSGDGLTFLLDRPVLPGISFVCPDRETASMHSPLAAALFSLGGVSSVTLHHRTISVSGERRDEPELEAYAREAGRVIREHLESGRTAVSSEALAGIPPEEEIRWTLARVIENEVNPGIAAHSGRIVLNRVEGNTVYITMGGGCQGCAMSALTLRQGVERALREAVPGLGAVLDETDHAAGTNPYFTDTPTGLG
- a CDS encoding helicase — protein: MPKLITFTLKIRTGEHGLDHSPQYAINGFGLGFDEVKGGTGVGEAAELTGNPESFPHSLLLVGPERGQWDIADIEVTYHCAGEPAYSVRLGKVTLDDHSDLNIWYARPERVIDV
- a CDS encoding 4a-hydroxytetrahydrobiopterin dehydratase, with translation MSQETWRQLAHRECIPCRGGVQPLKGETLLRLHRELGRGWALIDDHHIEKAFRFPDFSWALAFVNAIGAIAGEQNHHPDIHLTWGAVTVTLWTHKIDGLTESDFILAAKVEEAYPRHAVQ
- a CDS encoding HDOD domain-containing protein; the encoded protein is MVSPKQAKENGEQRRRTGVQAQPSKRIGELLIDAGVITEDQLRHALTVQQEKGGKVVENLIALNYLDARAFLTFLSRQPGVASIDLMNYTIPRDLIQLVPRDFALKHEVVPLDKMGRYLTVGMACPLDAASISELERSTGLRVRPLLVSINDVRIALERYYEKPKAAALADPDVGPARVRTPSPAPAPSGDVALTRVEVALNLEGIMHLVRNVKTLPALPETVRRVRAAMERPDTSMNDVAEIVEQDPSLSAKLLSLANSSAYGFAHRVENVGKAVTLLGLRETYSVVLTSAVIDYFVASQHFDYKAYWRWSVFCATAARAIAGVCNYPDRGNAFTAGLLHDLGRLVFAEVIPERYAAIDQKLPDREVIALEERMLGVAHPEIGYLLAREWNLPGDIMTAMRFHHKPVQADACHDLVVIVGLAAVMTDAYGRITKENATAFAAQCKEMLSLLRIPEKTFTEVLGETAKVAKERLREWNL